The following proteins are co-located in the Escherichia fergusonii ATCC 35469 genome:
- the nanQ gene encoding N-acetylneuraminate anomerase, whose protein sequence is MMMGEVQSLPSAGLHPALQDALTLALAARPQEKAPGRYELQGDNIFMNVMTFNTQSPVEKKAELHEQYIDIQLLLNGEERILFGMAGTARQCEEFHHEDDYQLCSAIENEQTIILKPGMFAVFMPGEPHKPGCVVGEPGEIKKVVVKVKADLMA, encoded by the coding sequence ATGATGATGGGTGAAGTACAGTCATTACCGTCTGCCGGATTACATCCTGCGTTACAGGACGCGTTAACGCTGGCATTAGCCGCCAGGCCGCAAGAAAAGGCACCGGGTCGTTACGAATTACAGGGTGACAATATCTTTATGAATGTCATGACGTTTAACACTCAATCGCCCGTCGAGAAAAAAGCGGAATTGCACGAGCAATACATTGATATCCAGCTGTTGTTAAACGGTGAGGAACGGATTCTGTTTGGCATGGCAGGCACTGCGCGCCAGTGTGAAGAGTTCCACCATGAAGATGATTACCAGCTTTGCAGCGCCATTGAAAACGAGCAAACCATCATCTTAAAACCGGGAATGTTCGCCGTGTTTATGCCGGGAGAACCGCATAAACCAGGATGCGTTGTCGGCGAACCTGGAGAGATTAAAAAGGTTGTGGTGAAGGTTAAGGCTGATTTAATGGCTTAA